Proteins encoded together in one Xyrauchen texanus isolate HMW12.3.18 chromosome 50, RBS_HiC_50CHRs, whole genome shotgun sequence window:
- the LOC127641078 gene encoding ephrin type-B receptor 3-like isoform X4 gives MEIELRRRRNLKLEKRVSGFYHLLLEPHFHVRSLWFMTMDYLLFLCSVLLPLSSAVEETLMDTKWATTELAWTSHPETGWEEVSGYDDAMNPIRTYQVCNVRELNQNNWLRSDFIPRKDVLRVYVEMKFTVRDCNSIPNIPGSCKETFNLFYYESDSDSATATSPFWMENPYVKVDTIAPDESFSMLESGRVNTKIRSFGPLSKAGFYLAFQDLGACMSLISVRVFYKKCSTTIANFAVFPETATGAEATSLVIAPGTCVANALEVSVPLKLYCNGDGEWMVPVGSCTCMAGFEPAVKETHCQACSPGTFKSKQGEGFCSPCPPNSRTSSGAASICSCRNGYYRADNDSPDSGCTTVPSAPRNVISSVNETSLILEWSEPRDQGGRDDLLYNVICKKCLPERGTCTRCDDNVDISPRHLGLTERHVTVRNLQAHTQYSFEIQAVNGVSNKNPYAPHFAAVNITTNQAAPSAVPTVHLMGASANTMSLSWLPPEKPNGIILDYEIKYHEKDQGEAIAHTMTAQRSSARIEGLKPGTPYVVQVRARTVAGYGRYSSPADFSTNNQADSEKNLQEQLPLIVGSLTAGLVFIIVVVVIAIVCLRKQRSGSESEYTEKLQQYITPGMKVYIDPFTYEDPNEAVREFAKEIDVSCVKIEEVIGAGEFGEVCRGRLKLPGRREIIVAIKTLKAGYTERQRRDFLSEASIMGQFDHPNIIRLEGVVTKSRPVMIVTEFMENGALDSFLRLNDGQFTVIQLVGMLRGIAAGMKYLSDMNYVHRDLAARNILVNSNLVCKVSDFGLSRFLEDDPTDPTYTSSLGGKIPIRWTAPEAIAYRKFTSASDVWSYGIVMWEVMSYGERPYWDMSNQDVINAVEQDYRLPPPMDCPTALHQLMLDCWVKERNLRPKFSQIVNTLDKLIRNAASLKVVTSTHSGASQPLLDRCVPDYTTFTTVGDWLDAIKMSRYRDNFLNAGFASFELVAQMTAEDLLRIGVTLAGHQKKILGSIQDMRLQMNQTLPIQV, from the exons AAACACTGATGGACACCAAATGGGCCACAACTGAACTTGCATGGACTTCACATCCTGAAACTGGG TGGGAGGAAGTTAGCGGATATGATGACGCCATGAACCCCATCCGAACATACCAAGTGTGCAATGTTCGTGAGCTTAACCAGAACAATTGGCTTCGTAGTGACTTCATCCCTCGCAAGGACGTTCTCCGTGTGTATGTGGAAATGAAATTTACTGTACGGGATTGCAACAGCATTCCCAATATTCCAGGATCTTGTAAAGAGACCTTCAACCTGTTCTACTACGAGTCTGACTCTGATTCAGCAACAGCCACCAGTCCATTTTGGATGGAGAACCCTTACGTCAAGGTGGACACCATTGCTCCAGATGAGAGCTTCTCTATGTTGGAGTCTGGTCGCGTCAACACAAAGATTCGCAGCTTTGGTCCACTTTCCAAGGCTGGCTTCTATCTGGCCTTCCAAGACTTAGGCGCCTGCATGTCTTTGATCTCTGTACGAGTTTTCTACAAGAAGTGTTCAACAACCATTGCAAATTTTGCGGTCTTCCCCGAGACGGCAACAGGCGCAGAGGCCACATCACTAGTCATTGCCCCTGGAACATGTGTGGCTAATGCTCTGGAAGTGTCGGTTCCTCTCAAACTCTACTGCAATGGAGATGGAGAATGGATGGTTCCTGTAGGTTCCTGCACTTGTATGGCTGGGTTCGAGCCTGCTGTTAAGGAAACACATTGCCAAG cTTGCAGCCCAGGCACCTTCAAGTCCAAGCAAGGTGAAGGGTTCTGCTCCCCGTGTCCACCCAACAGTCGAACAAGTTCTGGAGCAGCCAGCATCTGCTCCTGCCGAAACGGATACTACCGGGCAGACAATGATTCTCCTGACTCAGGATGCACCA CCGTGCCCTCAGCTCCTCGCAATGTAATCTCCAGCGTAAACGAGACGTCGCTGATACTCGAGTGGAGTGAACCACGTGACCAAGGTGGCAGGGATGACCTTCTCTACAATGTCATCTGTAAAAAGTGTCTGCCAGAGCGTGGTACCTGCACACGGTGTGATGACAACGTAGACATCTCTCCTCGCCACCTTGGCCTGACCGAGAGACATGTGACTGTCAGGAACCTTCAAGCTCATACTCAGTACAGCTTTGAGATTCAGGCTGTCAATGGAGTCTCCAACAAGAATCCCTACGCACCCCATTTTGCAGCTGTTAATATCACCACCAACCAGGCTG CTCCTTCCGCAGTTCCTACGGTCCACCTGATGGGGGCATCAGCAAATACCATGAGTCTCTCCTGGCTCCCTCCTGAAAAACCAAATGGCATCATCTTGGATTACGAGATTAAATACCATGAGAAG GACCAGGGAGAAGCTATTGCCCACACCATGACAGCCCAGCGTAGCTCCGCACGTATTGAGGGTTTAAAACCTGGCACGCCATACGTGGTGCAGGTTCGAGCCCGAACGGTGGCAGGATATGGCCGCTACAGCAGCCCTGCCGACTTTAGCACCAACAACCAGG CTGACTCGGAAAAGAATCTACAGGAGCAGTTGCCTCTCATTGTGGGCTCCCTCACAGCTGGGCTGGTCTtcatcattgttgttgttgtcattgcCATAGTTTGCCTCAG GAAGCAACGCAGTGGCTCGGAATCAGAGTACACAGAGAAGCTGCAACAATACA TCACTCCGGGAATGAAGGTCTACATTGATCCCTTCACCTACGAGGATCCTAATGAGGCTGTCCGCGAGTTCGCCAAAGAGATTGATGTTTCCTGCGTGAAAATCGAGGAGGTCATCGGCGCAG GCGAGTTTGGAGAGGTGTGCCGTGGGCGCCTCAAGCTCCCTGGACGCCGTGAGATCATTGTGGCAATCAAGACGTTGAAGGCAGGCTACACCGAGCGCCAAAGGAGAGACTTCTTGAGCGAGGCCAGCATTATGGGCCAATTTGATCATCCCAATATTATCCGTTTGGAAGGGGTTGTGACAAAGAGCCGGCCAGTCATGATTGTAACTGAGTTCATGGAGAATGGAGCGCTGGATTCCTTTCTCCGG tTAAATGATGGCCAGTTCACAGTCATTCAGTTGGTCGGTATGCTGAGAGGAATTGCAGCTGGCATGAAATATCTTTCCGACATGAACTATGTGCACCGTGACCTGGCTGCTCGTAACATCCTAGTCAACAGCAACCTGGTCTGCAAGGTGTCTGATTTTGGCCTTTCTCGCTTTTTGGAGGATGACCCAACAGATCCGACTTACACCAGCTCATTG GGAGGAAAGATCCCTATTCGCTGGACGGCCCCTGAAGCGATTGCTTATAGGAAATTCACGTCAGCCAGTGATGTGTGGAGCTACGGTATCGTCATGTGGGAGGTGATGTCATACGGCGAGCGCCCATACTGGGACATGAGCAACCAAGAT GTGATCAATGCAGTGGAGCAGGACTATCGGCTGCCTCCGCCTATGGACTGCCCTACTGCCTTGCACCAACTCATGCTAGACTGTTGGGTGAAAGAAAGAAATTTGAGACCCAAGTTCTCTCAGATCGTTAACACCCTGGACAAACTTATCCGCAATGCCGCCAGCCTTAAGGTGGTCACCAGCACACATTCTGG ggcCTCCCAGCCGCTTCTTGACCGCTGTGTGCCTGACTACACCACCTTCACCACTGTGGGTGACTGGCTGGATGCCATCAAGATGAGCCGCTACCGAGACAACTTTCTCAATGCAGGCTTTGCTTCTTTTGAACTGGTGGCCCAGATGACCGCAGA
- the LOC127641078 gene encoding ephrin type-B receptor 3-like isoform X2: MEIELRRRRNLKLEKRVSGFYHLLLEPHFHVRSLWFMTMDYLLFLCSVLLPLSSAVEETLMDTKWATTELAWTSHPETGWEEVSGYDDAMNPIRTYQVCNVRELNQNNWLRSDFIPRKDVLRVYVEMKFTVRDCNSIPNIPGSCKETFNLFYYESDSDSATATSPFWMENPYVKVDTIAPDESFSMLESGRVNTKIRSFGPLSKAGFYLAFQDLGACMSLISVRVFYKKCSTTIANFAVFPETATGAEATSLVIAPGTCVANALEVSVPLKLYCNGDGEWMVPVGSCTCMAGFEPAVKETHCQACSPGTFKSKQGEGFCSPCPPNSRTSSGAASICSCRNGYYRADNDSPDSGCTTVPSAPRNVISSVNETSLILEWSEPRDQGGRDDLLYNVICKKCLPERGTCTRCDDNVDISPRHLGLTERHVTVRNLQAHTQYSFEIQAVNGVSNKNPYAPHFAAVNITTNQAAPSAVPTVHLMGASANTMSLSWLPPEKPNGIILDYEIKYHEKDQGEAIAHTMTAQRSSARIEGLKPGTPYVVQVRARTVAGYGRYSSPADFSTNNQADSEKNLQEQLPLIVGSLTAGLVFIIVVVVIAIVCLRKQRSGSESEYTEKLQQYITPGMKVYIDPFTYEDPNEAVREFAKEIDVSCVKIEEVIGAGNQQHKLLSNRGMTARHTQAIPLEDFTPSGEFGEVCRGRLKLPGRREIIVAIKTLKAGYTERQRRDFLSEASIMGQFDHPNIIRLEGVVTKSRPVMIVTEFMENGALDSFLRLNDGQFTVIQLVGMLRGIAAGMKYLSDMNYVHRDLAARNILVNSNLVCKVSDFGLSRFLEDDPTDPTYTSSLGGKIPIRWTAPEAIAYRKFTSASDVWSYGIVMWEVMSYGERPYWDMSNQDVINAVEQDYRLPPPMDCPTALHQLMLDCWVKERNLRPKFSQIVNTLDKLIRNAASLKVVTSTHSGASQPLLDRCVPDYTTFTTVGDWLDAIKMSRYRDNFLNAGFASFELVAQMTAEDLLRIGVTLAGHQKKILGSIQDMRLQMNQTLPIQV; encoded by the exons AAACACTGATGGACACCAAATGGGCCACAACTGAACTTGCATGGACTTCACATCCTGAAACTGGG TGGGAGGAAGTTAGCGGATATGATGACGCCATGAACCCCATCCGAACATACCAAGTGTGCAATGTTCGTGAGCTTAACCAGAACAATTGGCTTCGTAGTGACTTCATCCCTCGCAAGGACGTTCTCCGTGTGTATGTGGAAATGAAATTTACTGTACGGGATTGCAACAGCATTCCCAATATTCCAGGATCTTGTAAAGAGACCTTCAACCTGTTCTACTACGAGTCTGACTCTGATTCAGCAACAGCCACCAGTCCATTTTGGATGGAGAACCCTTACGTCAAGGTGGACACCATTGCTCCAGATGAGAGCTTCTCTATGTTGGAGTCTGGTCGCGTCAACACAAAGATTCGCAGCTTTGGTCCACTTTCCAAGGCTGGCTTCTATCTGGCCTTCCAAGACTTAGGCGCCTGCATGTCTTTGATCTCTGTACGAGTTTTCTACAAGAAGTGTTCAACAACCATTGCAAATTTTGCGGTCTTCCCCGAGACGGCAACAGGCGCAGAGGCCACATCACTAGTCATTGCCCCTGGAACATGTGTGGCTAATGCTCTGGAAGTGTCGGTTCCTCTCAAACTCTACTGCAATGGAGATGGAGAATGGATGGTTCCTGTAGGTTCCTGCACTTGTATGGCTGGGTTCGAGCCTGCTGTTAAGGAAACACATTGCCAAG cTTGCAGCCCAGGCACCTTCAAGTCCAAGCAAGGTGAAGGGTTCTGCTCCCCGTGTCCACCCAACAGTCGAACAAGTTCTGGAGCAGCCAGCATCTGCTCCTGCCGAAACGGATACTACCGGGCAGACAATGATTCTCCTGACTCAGGATGCACCA CCGTGCCCTCAGCTCCTCGCAATGTAATCTCCAGCGTAAACGAGACGTCGCTGATACTCGAGTGGAGTGAACCACGTGACCAAGGTGGCAGGGATGACCTTCTCTACAATGTCATCTGTAAAAAGTGTCTGCCAGAGCGTGGTACCTGCACACGGTGTGATGACAACGTAGACATCTCTCCTCGCCACCTTGGCCTGACCGAGAGACATGTGACTGTCAGGAACCTTCAAGCTCATACTCAGTACAGCTTTGAGATTCAGGCTGTCAATGGAGTCTCCAACAAGAATCCCTACGCACCCCATTTTGCAGCTGTTAATATCACCACCAACCAGGCTG CTCCTTCCGCAGTTCCTACGGTCCACCTGATGGGGGCATCAGCAAATACCATGAGTCTCTCCTGGCTCCCTCCTGAAAAACCAAATGGCATCATCTTGGATTACGAGATTAAATACCATGAGAAG GACCAGGGAGAAGCTATTGCCCACACCATGACAGCCCAGCGTAGCTCCGCACGTATTGAGGGTTTAAAACCTGGCACGCCATACGTGGTGCAGGTTCGAGCCCGAACGGTGGCAGGATATGGCCGCTACAGCAGCCCTGCCGACTTTAGCACCAACAACCAGG CTGACTCGGAAAAGAATCTACAGGAGCAGTTGCCTCTCATTGTGGGCTCCCTCACAGCTGGGCTGGTCTtcatcattgttgttgttgtcattgcCATAGTTTGCCTCAG GAAGCAACGCAGTGGCTCGGAATCAGAGTACACAGAGAAGCTGCAACAATACA TCACTCCGGGAATGAAGGTCTACATTGATCCCTTCACCTACGAGGATCCTAATGAGGCTGTCCGCGAGTTCGCCAAAGAGATTGATGTTTCCTGCGTGAAAATCGAGGAGGTCATCGGCGCAGGTAACCAACAACACAAGCTCCTGAGCAACAGGGGGATGACAGCTAGGCACACCCAGGCCATACCTTTGGAGGACTTCACTCCAAGCG GCGAGTTTGGAGAGGTGTGCCGTGGGCGCCTCAAGCTCCCTGGACGCCGTGAGATCATTGTGGCAATCAAGACGTTGAAGGCAGGCTACACCGAGCGCCAAAGGAGAGACTTCTTGAGCGAGGCCAGCATTATGGGCCAATTTGATCATCCCAATATTATCCGTTTGGAAGGGGTTGTGACAAAGAGCCGGCCAGTCATGATTGTAACTGAGTTCATGGAGAATGGAGCGCTGGATTCCTTTCTCCGG tTAAATGATGGCCAGTTCACAGTCATTCAGTTGGTCGGTATGCTGAGAGGAATTGCAGCTGGCATGAAATATCTTTCCGACATGAACTATGTGCACCGTGACCTGGCTGCTCGTAACATCCTAGTCAACAGCAACCTGGTCTGCAAGGTGTCTGATTTTGGCCTTTCTCGCTTTTTGGAGGATGACCCAACAGATCCGACTTACACCAGCTCATTG GGAGGAAAGATCCCTATTCGCTGGACGGCCCCTGAAGCGATTGCTTATAGGAAATTCACGTCAGCCAGTGATGTGTGGAGCTACGGTATCGTCATGTGGGAGGTGATGTCATACGGCGAGCGCCCATACTGGGACATGAGCAACCAAGAT GTGATCAATGCAGTGGAGCAGGACTATCGGCTGCCTCCGCCTATGGACTGCCCTACTGCCTTGCACCAACTCATGCTAGACTGTTGGGTGAAAGAAAGAAATTTGAGACCCAAGTTCTCTCAGATCGTTAACACCCTGGACAAACTTATCCGCAATGCCGCCAGCCTTAAGGTGGTCACCAGCACACATTCTGG ggcCTCCCAGCCGCTTCTTGACCGCTGTGTGCCTGACTACACCACCTTCACCACTGTGGGTGACTGGCTGGATGCCATCAAGATGAGCCGCTACCGAGACAACTTTCTCAATGCAGGCTTTGCTTCTTTTGAACTGGTGGCCCAGATGACCGCAGA
- the LOC127641078 gene encoding ephrin type-B receptor 3-like isoform X6, whose translation MEIELRRRRNLKLEKRVSGFYHLLLEPHFHVRSLWFMTMDYLLFLCSVLLPLSSAVEETLMDTKWATTELAWTSHPETGWEEVSGYDDAMNPIRTYQVCNVRELNQNNWLRSDFIPRKDVLRVYVEMKFTVRDCNSIPNIPGSCKETFNLFYYESDSDSATATSPFWMENPYVKVDTIAPDESFSMLESGRVNTKIRSFGPLSKAGFYLAFQDLGACMSLISVRVFYKKCSTTIANFAVFPETATGAEATSLVIAPGTCVANALEVSVPLKLYCNGDGEWMVPVGSCTCMAGFEPAVKETHCQACSPGTFKSKQGEGFCSPCPPNSRTSSGAASICSCRNGYYRADNDSPDSGCTTVPSAPRNVISSVNETSLILEWSEPRDQGGRDDLLYNVICKKCLPERGTCTRCDDNVDISPRHLGLTERHVTVRNLQAHTQYSFEIQAVNGVSNKNPYAPHFAAVNITTNQAAPSAVPTVHLMGASANTMSLSWLPPEKPNGIILDYEIKYHEKDQGEAIAHTMTAQRSSARIEGLKPGTPYVVQVRARTVAGYGRYSSPADFSTNNQADSEKNLQEQLPLIVGSLTAGLVFIIVVVVIAIVCLRKQRSGSESEYTEKLQQYITPGMKVYIDPFTYEDPNEAVREFAKEIDVSCVKIEEVIGAGEFGEVCRGRLKLPGRREIIVAIKTLKAGYTERQRRDFLSEASIMGQFDHPNIIRLEGVVTKSRPVMIVTEFMENGALDSFLRLNDGQFTVIQLVGMLRGIAAGMKYLSDMNYVHRDLAARNILVNSNLVCKVSDFGLSRFLEDDPTDPTYTSSLGGKIPIRWTAPEAIAYRKFTSASDVWSYGIVMWEVMSYGERPYWDMSNQDVINAVEQDYRLPPPMDCPTALHQLMLDCWVKERNLRPKFSQIVNTLDKLIRNAASLKVVTSTHSGDLLRIGVTLAGHQKKILGSIQDMRLQMNQTLPIQV comes from the exons AAACACTGATGGACACCAAATGGGCCACAACTGAACTTGCATGGACTTCACATCCTGAAACTGGG TGGGAGGAAGTTAGCGGATATGATGACGCCATGAACCCCATCCGAACATACCAAGTGTGCAATGTTCGTGAGCTTAACCAGAACAATTGGCTTCGTAGTGACTTCATCCCTCGCAAGGACGTTCTCCGTGTGTATGTGGAAATGAAATTTACTGTACGGGATTGCAACAGCATTCCCAATATTCCAGGATCTTGTAAAGAGACCTTCAACCTGTTCTACTACGAGTCTGACTCTGATTCAGCAACAGCCACCAGTCCATTTTGGATGGAGAACCCTTACGTCAAGGTGGACACCATTGCTCCAGATGAGAGCTTCTCTATGTTGGAGTCTGGTCGCGTCAACACAAAGATTCGCAGCTTTGGTCCACTTTCCAAGGCTGGCTTCTATCTGGCCTTCCAAGACTTAGGCGCCTGCATGTCTTTGATCTCTGTACGAGTTTTCTACAAGAAGTGTTCAACAACCATTGCAAATTTTGCGGTCTTCCCCGAGACGGCAACAGGCGCAGAGGCCACATCACTAGTCATTGCCCCTGGAACATGTGTGGCTAATGCTCTGGAAGTGTCGGTTCCTCTCAAACTCTACTGCAATGGAGATGGAGAATGGATGGTTCCTGTAGGTTCCTGCACTTGTATGGCTGGGTTCGAGCCTGCTGTTAAGGAAACACATTGCCAAG cTTGCAGCCCAGGCACCTTCAAGTCCAAGCAAGGTGAAGGGTTCTGCTCCCCGTGTCCACCCAACAGTCGAACAAGTTCTGGAGCAGCCAGCATCTGCTCCTGCCGAAACGGATACTACCGGGCAGACAATGATTCTCCTGACTCAGGATGCACCA CCGTGCCCTCAGCTCCTCGCAATGTAATCTCCAGCGTAAACGAGACGTCGCTGATACTCGAGTGGAGTGAACCACGTGACCAAGGTGGCAGGGATGACCTTCTCTACAATGTCATCTGTAAAAAGTGTCTGCCAGAGCGTGGTACCTGCACACGGTGTGATGACAACGTAGACATCTCTCCTCGCCACCTTGGCCTGACCGAGAGACATGTGACTGTCAGGAACCTTCAAGCTCATACTCAGTACAGCTTTGAGATTCAGGCTGTCAATGGAGTCTCCAACAAGAATCCCTACGCACCCCATTTTGCAGCTGTTAATATCACCACCAACCAGGCTG CTCCTTCCGCAGTTCCTACGGTCCACCTGATGGGGGCATCAGCAAATACCATGAGTCTCTCCTGGCTCCCTCCTGAAAAACCAAATGGCATCATCTTGGATTACGAGATTAAATACCATGAGAAG GACCAGGGAGAAGCTATTGCCCACACCATGACAGCCCAGCGTAGCTCCGCACGTATTGAGGGTTTAAAACCTGGCACGCCATACGTGGTGCAGGTTCGAGCCCGAACGGTGGCAGGATATGGCCGCTACAGCAGCCCTGCCGACTTTAGCACCAACAACCAGG CTGACTCGGAAAAGAATCTACAGGAGCAGTTGCCTCTCATTGTGGGCTCCCTCACAGCTGGGCTGGTCTtcatcattgttgttgttgtcattgcCATAGTTTGCCTCAG GAAGCAACGCAGTGGCTCGGAATCAGAGTACACAGAGAAGCTGCAACAATACA TCACTCCGGGAATGAAGGTCTACATTGATCCCTTCACCTACGAGGATCCTAATGAGGCTGTCCGCGAGTTCGCCAAAGAGATTGATGTTTCCTGCGTGAAAATCGAGGAGGTCATCGGCGCAG GCGAGTTTGGAGAGGTGTGCCGTGGGCGCCTCAAGCTCCCTGGACGCCGTGAGATCATTGTGGCAATCAAGACGTTGAAGGCAGGCTACACCGAGCGCCAAAGGAGAGACTTCTTGAGCGAGGCCAGCATTATGGGCCAATTTGATCATCCCAATATTATCCGTTTGGAAGGGGTTGTGACAAAGAGCCGGCCAGTCATGATTGTAACTGAGTTCATGGAGAATGGAGCGCTGGATTCCTTTCTCCGG tTAAATGATGGCCAGTTCACAGTCATTCAGTTGGTCGGTATGCTGAGAGGAATTGCAGCTGGCATGAAATATCTTTCCGACATGAACTATGTGCACCGTGACCTGGCTGCTCGTAACATCCTAGTCAACAGCAACCTGGTCTGCAAGGTGTCTGATTTTGGCCTTTCTCGCTTTTTGGAGGATGACCCAACAGATCCGACTTACACCAGCTCATTG GGAGGAAAGATCCCTATTCGCTGGACGGCCCCTGAAGCGATTGCTTATAGGAAATTCACGTCAGCCAGTGATGTGTGGAGCTACGGTATCGTCATGTGGGAGGTGATGTCATACGGCGAGCGCCCATACTGGGACATGAGCAACCAAGAT GTGATCAATGCAGTGGAGCAGGACTATCGGCTGCCTCCGCCTATGGACTGCCCTACTGCCTTGCACCAACTCATGCTAGACTGTTGGGTGAAAGAAAGAAATTTGAGACCCAAGTTCTCTCAGATCGTTAACACCCTGGACAAACTTATCCGCAATGCCGCCAGCCTTAAGGTGGTCACCAGCACACATTCTGG